One Brevibacterium spongiae DNA segment encodes these proteins:
- a CDS encoding response regulator, which yields MSLSAPIRVIIVDDDPMVITGIRGILQAADDIEVVGSAMSGEEAIEAVSLHYPDLVLMDIRMPGIGGIEATQRLLNSVRAPKVVALTSMNSDDHLFRALEAGASGYLLKDIGPVDLAVAVRKVHAGEPILAPQSMRQMIAKVTSNSDQRLQREAVTLLAALTDRERQIAELVAEGLSNQEIAEQTFMSLATVKTHLNRINIKLDTNNRVRIATMVVRGRGF from the coding sequence ATGAGCCTATCCGCCCCGATCCGCGTCATCATCGTCGATGACGACCCGATGGTCATCACCGGCATCCGCGGAATCCTGCAGGCGGCCGATGATATCGAAGTCGTCGGTTCGGCGATGAGCGGCGAAGAGGCCATAGAAGCCGTGTCCCTGCACTATCCCGATCTCGTGCTCATGGACATCAGGATGCCGGGAATCGGCGGGATCGAAGCCACCCAGCGTCTGCTCAACAGCGTGCGAGCACCGAAGGTGGTGGCTCTGACGAGCATGAACAGCGACGATCACCTCTTCCGAGCACTCGAAGCCGGAGCCTCCGGATACCTGCTCAAGGACATCGGCCCGGTGGATCTCGCCGTTGCGGTCCGCAAGGTCCATGCCGGGGAACCGATTCTCGCCCCGCAGTCCATGCGGCAGATGATCGCCAAGGTCACGTCGAATTCCGACCAGCGTCTGCAGCGTGAAGCTGTGACACTGCTGGCCGCACTCACCGACCGCGAACGGCAGATCGCAGAACTCGTGGCCGAGGGGCTGTCGAACCAGGAGATCGCGGAGCAGACGTTCATGAGTCTGGCCACGGTCAAGACCCACCTCAATCGGATCAACATCAAGCTCGATACGAACAATCGCGTGCGCATTGCGACGATGGTGGTGCGGGGCAGAGGGTTTTGA